The following proteins come from a genomic window of Pocillopora verrucosa isolate sample1 chromosome 6, ASM3666991v2, whole genome shotgun sequence:
- the LOC136281796 gene encoding uncharacterized protein, translating into MHTALKERPVQGCTAAVCHLNETKKDLDIRKLQQFSAMHDFSYQQDGLRVWKAFQVGPGKLIPWDEIYIKHQGATDLITEQENFGFTPRVNRGSAHDSGDAESSSELGLVLECPEPACARTFKSVEEMELHISIGQHTESVYDKLKRGWVEKFSSLTLSEDDSTNVIERQGSEPFQSSLSEGWALHKPKGGAVRFSEKVRQYLTSKFEIGEQSGRKEDPGQVSQDMRKAKGEKGERLFSREEWLTKAQIQGFFSRLSSSRRRRAGPSASTAVDDKSDEESIDEEEVGHMTTVESVVTEIGLTHPIVYDIYDLCDYVKKEKLNYFTVSMLKEICTFYELPFKSRDSKAVLMSKIKEMTYECQCSVEG; encoded by the coding sequence ATGCACACGGCGCTCAAAGAAAGGCCAGTTCAAGGATGTACCGCAGCTGTATGCCATCTAAATGAAACCAAGAAAGATTTAGATATCAGGAAACTCCAGCAATTCAGTGCCATGCACGACTTTTCATATCAACAAGATGGGCTCAGAGTGTGGAAGGCATTCCAAGTTGGCCCTGGCAAACTCATTCCGTGGGATGAAATTTACATTAAGCATCAAGGCGCCACCGATCTCATAACAGAACAGGAGAATTTTGGCTTCACTCCGAGAGTAAACCGTGGAAGTGCGCATGACAGTGGTGATGCAGAAAGCAGCAGTGAATTGGGGCTAGTGTTGGAATGCCCAGAACCAGCATGTGCCAGGACATTCAAATCTGTCGAAGAAATGGAGCTGCATATATCTATTGGACAACATACAGAGAGTGTGTACGACAAACTCAAACGAGGCTGGGTTGAAAAATTCTCATCCCTTACCCTTTCAGAAGACGACAGTACCAATGTTATCGAGAGACAAGGTAGCGAACCTTTCCAGTCGAGTTTAAGTGAAGGATGGGCACTTCACAAGCCAAAAGGAGGCGCTGTTCGCTTTTCAGAGAAAGTAAGGCAGTATCTCACTTCCAAGTTTGAAATTGGTGAACAATCTGGAAGGAAAGAGGATCCAGGACAAGTCTCACAAGATATGAGGAAAGCGAAGGGGGAAAAAGGGGAACGCCTGTTTTCCCGGGAAGAGTGGCTAACCAAAGCCCAAATACAAGGATTTTTCTCCCGTTTGTCCTCCTCGAGAAGGAGACGGGCAGGTCCATCTGCGAGCACCGCGGTTGACGATAAATCTGACGAGGAATCAATTGACGAGGAAGAAGTGGGTCACATGACCACTGTCGAATCAGTTGTAACAGAAATTGGCTTAACGCATCCGATTGTCTATGACATTTATGACTTGTGTGACTACgtcaagaaggaaaaattgaactATTTCACTGTTTCCATGCTTAAGGAAATCTGTACTTTCTACGAGCTCCCATTTAAATCTAGAGATTCCAAAGCTGTTCTAATgtcaaaaataaaggaaatgacctaTGAATGCCAGTGCTCAGTGGAAGGATAG